The following coding sequences lie in one Microbacterium sp. XT11 genomic window:
- a CDS encoding LacI family DNA-binding transcriptional regulator yields the protein MAATLHDVARLAGVSIKTVSNVINDYPHIRPATRAKVEAAIAELGYTPNLTARNLRSGRTGAIALAVPDLSLAYFAELAAEVIAAAEAAGVVVLVEQTGGDRDREFELLRSPRLKLTDGLIFSPLGMGQEDAAALDVPYPMVLLGERIFDGPTDHVTMRNVEAARAATEYLIRSGRRRIAVVGAHEGELIGSAALRLQGYRAALEAADIPYDDQIVGYTTLWHRANGAETMREILARGVEFDAVFGLNDTLALGAMRVLQVAGRRVPDDVAVIGFDGLDEAEYSIPSLTTVDPGRDWIAKTAVATLLERIGGAAEAPPRTLLAEFRVLERESAPASM from the coding sequence ATGGCTGCGACACTGCACGACGTTGCGAGGCTCGCCGGCGTCTCCATCAAGACCGTGTCGAACGTCATCAACGACTACCCGCACATCCGCCCTGCCACGCGCGCGAAGGTCGAGGCGGCGATCGCAGAGCTCGGCTACACGCCGAACCTGACGGCCCGGAACCTGCGATCAGGGCGCACGGGCGCGATCGCGCTCGCGGTACCCGATCTGAGCCTGGCGTACTTCGCCGAGCTCGCGGCGGAGGTCATCGCTGCGGCCGAGGCGGCCGGAGTCGTGGTGCTCGTCGAGCAGACGGGCGGTGACCGCGACAGGGAGTTCGAACTGCTGCGCAGCCCCCGGCTCAAGCTGACGGACGGCCTCATCTTCAGCCCGCTGGGCATGGGGCAGGAGGACGCAGCGGCTCTCGACGTGCCGTACCCGATGGTGCTGCTCGGCGAGAGGATCTTCGACGGCCCGACTGACCACGTGACGATGCGCAACGTCGAAGCGGCACGCGCCGCGACGGAGTACCTCATCCGATCGGGGCGCCGCCGGATCGCGGTGGTCGGCGCGCACGAAGGCGAGCTCATCGGTTCGGCGGCCTTGCGTCTGCAGGGGTATCGAGCGGCGCTGGAGGCCGCCGACATCCCCTACGACGATCAGATCGTCGGATACACGACTCTGTGGCATCGGGCGAACGGCGCGGAGACCATGCGGGAGATCCTCGCCAGGGGAGTCGAGTTCGATGCCGTGTTCGGCTTGAACGACACACTCGCCCTCGGCGCCATGCGCGTTCTGCAGGTGGCGGGGAGGCGCGTGCCAGACGACGTCGCCGTGATCGGGTTCGACGGTCTCGACGAGGCGGAGTATTCGATCCCCAGTCTCACCACGGTCGATCCGGGCCGCGACTGGATCGCGAAGACCGCCGTGGCGACGCTGCTCGAGCGCATCGGCGGCGCGGCGGAGGCTCCGCCGCGCACGCTGCTGGCGGAGTTCCGCGTGCTGGAGCGGGAGTCCGCGCCGGCCTCGATGTGA
- a CDS encoding bifunctional 2-methylcitrate synthase/citrate synthase: MTDPDIKKGLAGVVVDTTAISKVNPETNSLLYRGYPVQELADTQPFEAVAYLLWHGELPDAAQLAEFRSTERRHRALADNVKAAIDLIPVEAHPMDEVRTAVSVIGASDPGAGGSVLNAGGSPEQNLERSIRLFAALPAIVAYGQRRRRGQEPIAPRDDLDYSANFLWMTFGEEPEPKVVDAFNRSMILYAEHSFNASTFTARVITSTLSDLYSAVVGAIGALKGPLHGGANEAVLHIFDEIGEAANVTTWLDEALAQKRKIMGFGHRVYKNGDSRVPTMKAALDTLVEHYDRPDVAALYDALESEFVARKGIYPNLDYPSGPAYNLIGFDTLTFTPLFVAARVTGWTAHVIEQAGANALIRPLSHYDGVEERHVAR; the protein is encoded by the coding sequence ATGACCGACCCCGACATCAAGAAGGGCCTCGCCGGGGTCGTCGTCGATACGACGGCGATCTCGAAGGTCAACCCCGAGACGAACAGCCTTTTGTATCGCGGATACCCCGTGCAGGAGCTGGCCGACACGCAGCCCTTCGAAGCGGTGGCCTATCTGCTGTGGCACGGCGAACTGCCGGATGCCGCGCAGCTGGCGGAGTTCCGGTCCACTGAGCGCCGGCACCGGGCCCTGGCCGACAACGTGAAGGCCGCGATCGACCTCATCCCGGTCGAGGCGCATCCGATGGACGAGGTGCGCACGGCGGTCAGCGTGATCGGGGCATCCGACCCCGGTGCCGGCGGATCGGTGCTGAACGCCGGCGGTAGCCCCGAGCAGAACCTCGAGCGCAGCATCCGCCTGTTCGCCGCCCTGCCGGCGATCGTCGCCTACGGTCAGCGACGCCGCCGCGGGCAGGAGCCGATCGCGCCGCGCGACGACCTCGACTACTCGGCCAACTTCCTGTGGATGACGTTCGGCGAAGAGCCGGAGCCGAAAGTCGTCGACGCGTTCAACCGCTCGATGATCCTCTACGCGGAGCACTCCTTCAACGCGTCGACGTTCACGGCGCGGGTCATCACGTCCACGCTGAGCGATCTGTACTCCGCGGTCGTCGGGGCGATCGGCGCGCTCAAGGGCCCGCTGCACGGCGGCGCCAACGAGGCCGTGCTGCATATCTTCGACGAGATCGGCGAGGCTGCGAACGTCACCACCTGGCTCGACGAGGCGCTCGCGCAGAAACGCAAGATCATGGGCTTCGGGCACAGGGTCTACAAGAACGGCGACTCGCGCGTGCCGACCATGAAGGCCGCGCTCGACACCCTCGTGGAGCACTACGACCGCCCCGACGTCGCTGCCCTGTACGACGCGCTGGAGTCGGAGTTCGTGGCGCGCAAGGGCATCTATCCGAACCTGGACTACCCGTCCGGTCCTGCGTACAACCTCATCGGATTCGACACGCTCACGTTCACGCCGCTGTTCGTGGCCGCGCGCGTCACCGGGTGGACGGCGCACGTGATCGAGCAGGCCGGGGCGAACGCCCTCATCCGGCCGCTGTCGCACTACGACGGCGTCGAGGAGCGGCACGTCGCACGCTGA
- the prpB gene encoding methylisocitrate lyase, which produces MLYSTTTPAEKRRLFRERLASGELLRFPGAFNPLSARLIEQKGFEGVYISGAVLSADLGLPDIGLTTLTEVAGRAKQIARMTDLPAIVDADTGFGEPMNVARTIQELEDAGLAGTHIEDQVNPKRCGHLDGKSVVDEDTAIKRIRAAADARRDENFLLMARTDIRAIEGLDAAIDRAKALVDAGADAIFPEAMRTLDEFEAMADALDVPILANMTEFGKSELFSTDQLRDAGVRMVIWPVSLLRTAMGAAGRALDTLNDEGHLTSKLGEMQHRADLYELIDYESYNRFDSGVFNFTITKE; this is translated from the coding sequence ATGCTGTACTCCACGACGACCCCGGCCGAGAAGCGCCGACTGTTCCGCGAGCGTCTCGCGAGCGGCGAGCTGCTGCGGTTCCCCGGGGCGTTCAATCCGCTGAGCGCGCGGCTCATCGAGCAGAAGGGCTTCGAAGGCGTCTACATCTCCGGTGCAGTGCTCTCGGCCGATCTCGGCCTGCCCGACATCGGTCTCACGACCCTCACCGAGGTGGCCGGGCGGGCCAAGCAGATCGCCCGCATGACCGACCTCCCCGCGATCGTCGACGCCGACACGGGCTTCGGCGAGCCGATGAACGTCGCCCGCACGATCCAGGAGCTGGAGGACGCGGGGCTCGCCGGCACGCACATCGAGGACCAGGTCAACCCCAAGCGCTGCGGCCACCTCGACGGCAAGAGCGTCGTCGACGAGGACACCGCGATCAAGCGCATCCGTGCCGCCGCCGACGCCCGGCGCGACGAGAACTTCCTCCTCATGGCGCGCACCGACATCCGTGCGATCGAGGGGCTCGACGCGGCGATCGACCGCGCGAAGGCGCTCGTCGACGCCGGCGCCGACGCGATCTTCCCCGAGGCGATGCGCACCCTCGACGAGTTCGAGGCGATGGCGGATGCGCTCGACGTGCCGATCCTCGCCAACATGACCGAGTTCGGCAAGAGCGAGCTGTTCTCCACGGACCAGCTGCGCGATGCCGGGGTGAGAATGGTCATCTGGCCGGTGTCGCTGCTGCGCACCGCGATGGGCGCGGCGGGCCGCGCCCTGGATACGCTGAACGACGAGGGGCACCTGACCTCGAAGCTCGGCGAGATGCAGCACCGCGCCGATCTCTACGAGCTCATCGACTACGAGTCCTACAACCGCTTCGACTCCGGCGTCTTCAACTTCACCATCACGAAGGAGTGA